A single window of Nicotiana sylvestris chromosome 3, ASM39365v2, whole genome shotgun sequence DNA harbors:
- the LOC138887548 gene encoding uncharacterized protein, whose protein sequence is MTATEEGPTRQCIPEDILVFSEEDLEDMMEPHNDALVISFLLNNTRIKRIFVDPGSSTNIIKSEVVEQLGLLNQVVTIPRILHDFNIIGKVTKGEITLLINISGAIQSTEFQVIDGDMRYNALTGRP, encoded by the coding sequence ATGACCGCTACGGAAGAAGGACCGACCCGACAATGCATACCAGAAGACATCCTCGTATTCAGTGAGGAGGACCTCGAGGATATGATGGAACCGCACAATGACGCGCTAGTGATCTCGTTTCTCTTAAACAACACCAGGATAAAGCGCATTTTCGTGGATCCAGGAAGCTCGACCAACATAATCAAGTCAGAAGTAGTAGAACAGCTGGGGCTGCtcaatcaagttgttaccatccCTCGAATCCTCCACGACTTCAACATTATCGGCAAAGTAACGAAAGGAGAGATCACCCTCCTGATCAACATATCTGGCGCAATCCAGAGCACCGAGTTCCAGGTCATCGACGGCGACATGAGATATAATGCCTTAACCGGTAGGCCTTGA